The Sulfitobacter sp. S223 genome has a window encoding:
- a CDS encoding AraC family transcriptional regulator, producing the protein MSKEQIKALIENRLPEAGLVDIALKGVQLFRVTEAMPCVPAVYEPTVVAILSGTKEAVLDGEHHVYGNDKYLLCPMTLPVEAGTPQASEADPLLGLVITLDPRMMRELTMEIEAAAGGNRQFRGEAPSALVLAAWDAGFTQALLRLLALLDNPVDLEVLGSGRMRELCYAVLKGEAGAAARRAFGVGNEIARTIEYLSNHLNEQITIEDMADHVGMSRAVFHRRFKDATTMSPIQFVKSMRLNSAAMKIAEGKTVSEAAWDVGYQSSSQFSREFKRMYGQSPRQWSNAVQVPERLT; encoded by the coding sequence ATGAGCAAGGAACAGATCAAAGCCCTTATTGAGAACCGCCTGCCCGAGGCGGGCCTTGTCGATATCGCGTTGAAGGGTGTCCAGCTTTTCCGGGTGACCGAGGCCATGCCCTGCGTGCCTGCCGTATACGAGCCCACGGTTGTAGCCATCCTGAGCGGCACCAAGGAAGCTGTGCTGGACGGTGAGCATCACGTCTATGGCAACGACAAATACCTGCTTTGCCCAATGACCCTACCGGTAGAGGCTGGCACGCCACAGGCTTCCGAAGCGGATCCTCTGCTCGGTCTAGTGATCACTTTGGATCCACGAATGATGCGCGAACTCACCATGGAGATCGAGGCTGCCGCGGGTGGCAACAGACAGTTTCGGGGCGAAGCGCCATCAGCCTTGGTACTGGCAGCCTGGGATGCGGGGTTTACGCAGGCTTTACTGCGGCTCCTAGCGCTGCTCGACAATCCGGTTGACTTGGAGGTGTTAGGATCGGGGCGCATGCGCGAGTTGTGTTACGCGGTGCTCAAGGGGGAAGCCGGGGCCGCCGCAAGACGTGCCTTTGGTGTCGGCAACGAAATCGCGCGCACCATCGAGTATCTCTCGAACCACCTGAACGAACAGATCACCATCGAAGATATGGCCGACCATGTGGGTATGAGCCGCGCGGTATTCCATCGGCGATTCAAAGACGCCACGACAATGTCCCCGATCCAGTTTGTGAAATCCATGCGCCTGAACAGCGCCGCGATGAAGATTGCCGAAGGCAAGACAGTTTCGGAGGCGGCCTGGGACGTAGGTTACCAAAGCTCCTCTCAATTCAGCCGCGAGTTCAAGCGGATGTACGGCCAGTCGCCCCGGCAATGGAGCAACGCGGTTCAGGTGCCCGAACGCCTGACCTAA
- a CDS encoding FAD-dependent monooxygenase gives MGATDTDHGVDLEIEDPHGRYTLTADWVLAADGARSPMRKMRGLRLKGDNYEGRYVIADIQMPHDYPTIRRALFDPDCRRGATILIHKQPDNIWRIDYQLGVDEDEGDAIKEETVRASVTAVLDEIGYEGDWQLEWWSIYSANTLALDEYRDGRIFFIGDSAHIVPIFGVRGLNNGLADAHNIAWKLAYVMQGKAAPPLLDSYTPERRGATLDVFANASKSARFMTPPTRGWKVMRDAALNLALSHSFAGQLANPRQMTPYTYCDSPVVCADDPEFKSGPQVGAMLPEARIGDGYLTGKLGAGFSVLVFDKRLANDLDIAGVAVILIDAESEVAQQFGARQSSAYLVRPDLHIAARLFDTTPATIQHALRFAAGEVLP, from the coding sequence GTGGGCGCGACGGATACGGATCACGGAGTAGACCTTGAGATCGAGGATCCTCACGGGCGCTACACTCTCACCGCTGATTGGGTTTTGGCCGCGGATGGGGCGCGCAGCCCGATGCGTAAGATGCGTGGGCTGCGTTTGAAAGGCGACAATTACGAGGGGCGCTATGTCATCGCGGATATTCAAATGCCGCATGACTATCCCACAATCCGCCGCGCGCTGTTTGATCCTGATTGCAGACGCGGTGCGACGATCCTGATCCACAAGCAACCCGACAACATTTGGCGGATCGACTATCAGCTTGGCGTGGACGAGGATGAAGGCGATGCCATCAAAGAGGAAACCGTGCGGGCCTCTGTGACAGCGGTGCTCGACGAAATCGGCTATGAAGGCGATTGGCAACTGGAATGGTGGAGCATCTATTCAGCCAACACTCTGGCGCTGGATGAGTACCGCGACGGGCGTATCTTCTTCATCGGCGATTCAGCTCATATCGTCCCCATATTCGGTGTACGCGGCCTGAACAACGGTTTGGCCGACGCGCATAACATCGCGTGGAAGCTGGCCTATGTGATGCAGGGCAAAGCCGCCCCTCCCTTGCTTGACAGCTATACACCAGAGCGTCGCGGGGCCACGTTGGATGTCTTTGCAAACGCCTCTAAATCCGCGCGTTTCATGACACCACCTACGCGCGGTTGGAAGGTCATGCGTGATGCAGCGCTAAACCTCGCGCTCAGCCATTCCTTTGCGGGACAGCTCGCTAATCCGCGCCAGATGACACCCTATACCTATTGTGATAGTCCCGTTGTGTGCGCTGATGATCCTGAATTTAAAAGCGGGCCGCAGGTTGGTGCGATGCTGCCAGAGGCGCGGATTGGTGACGGTTATCTGACCGGGAAACTGGGTGCTGGGTTTTCTGTTCTTGTTTTCGATAAGCGCCTTGCCAACGATTTGGACATCGCGGGTGTCGCGGTCATTCTAATTGATGCTGAGTCCGAGGTTGCCCAGCAATTCGGAGCAAGACAATCCAGCGCATACCTCGTGCGTCCCGACCTTCACATCGCCGCGCGGCTGTTTGACACTACACCTGCCACCATTCAACACGCGCTGAGATTTGCAGCCGGAGAGGTTCTTCCATGA